In Nicotiana tabacum cultivar K326 chromosome 10, ASM71507v2, whole genome shotgun sequence, the DNA window TAGTCCGCTGTGTATGTTGTCTTCTGCTCCTTGTAATGTTCAACCTTAGTATTATATATTAAGTATCTTttgaacccaaaaaaaaaaaaaattcaaaaatctcaCAGTTCATGTCATTCCACTTAATTAAGTCCGCCATAATCCAATATTATAGAAATTAGTTTATTTAGGACTATAATATATAAATCTCTGACAAGCCTAAAAAGGACATTCGAATCTAAAGTAATTGTACTAACATGACTAgaatatttttgttaaaatctgCGAAAAGGATTTATTACCTTTAAGTAGATATCGACGGCTCTGTAAAGATCATCATCAACCTTCCTAGCTCCCTTAGGAACCAAAATGGCAATTCCATTGAATTTGGCTATAGTGAGGTCCCCAAAAGTGGCTATTTCACCAAGATACGCATCTACAGTCTTTGCAACTCTCTGCATCGCCGTGGAACAAACTTGTTGTCCCAAATCACCACCATTAAAAACCGCCACAGTCTTCTCTTTCTCCATAAATCCAGAAATAATTCTCCTAACGCTCTCAAGATCGAATAATCTTTCGCCATCATAAGTAAAAGACAACACGAGCAGATCATCTACAGTCACATGTTCTAAAATTGTTGATATCCTTTTCTCCAATTCATTCTTGCAACTATTAGCTGCTCTTAAGAAAATTGCTGTACGGAGGAGACAACATAGGAAATTGATGGGAAAAGCTGCTTTGTCTGCAGGTAAGAGTTTGACAATTGACTCGAGAAGTTGCCGTTGATGCATCCTGATGTCGGAGTCCTCTGGCTCGACTAATCTGGTTCCATTTCCGGAGTGGTCACGTACAAGGTCACGAAGAGATCTCTCTGTATACGTGATTATAGCACTTGCTGCGGTCAACGCTTTTGCTCCCCGAGTTTTCATCGAAATGATAATTCTTTCGAAAAATGCTATGTCTAATATGGTTAACTCTTCCGTCCACCAATTTGGTGGTGATCTGCTTGGAAAATTCGCCTCCACACATGCCTACACAATATAATATTGCTTTCAACAATTACCACttgaattaaaattttaaatgagATGAATTCAGTACCTTAGCACTGGCGATTTCAACACATCTTTGAACGATGTTGAGTTCCTCAGCAAGGGGAAGAAGATTTTCACAAGACTTTAATACGACAAGTGCGCCAGAAAGGCTAGTCAAGGCAACTTGGGCTAGGAAATCTTCTGTCCTGCTAGCAAGATTGTTATCGCAGTATTTATCAGTCATTTGTAAGTAGTCAGCAGCACAACGAAGAGCAGCTACATTATGAACTGTGATTTCAAAGTTGACTCCATAGCAAAACTTGGCTGCTTTTTCAAACATCTCAGGACCTCCTGGTATCTCAGACAAGTTTATCCTCGTTACTTCTGTTTCTTTAGACTCTAGTATAAGTTTCCTTATGTAGTTGCTCTTCGCCACAAGCATGAACTGCCATGGAAAACATAATAACAACAAATGACAACTGAATTCCACTAGTTAAGTTAAGGCAAAAGATAACAAGGTCATAAGTAACGTACCTTGTGAAGATTAAAGTTTGCTTCACCTACTTCAACAACAACATCAGTTGGAATTTCTTGGGAAAACACCCTGTCATATATAAAG includes these proteins:
- the LOC107799631 gene encoding root phototropism protein 2-like, whose product is MAVPIKNTNRLSLAMERTGQWVFSQEIPTDVVVEVGEANFNLHKFMLVAKSNYIRKLILESKETEVTRINLSEIPGGPEMFEKAAKFCYGVNFEITVHNVAALRCAADYLQMTDKYCDNNLASRTEDFLAQVALTSLSGALVVLKSCENLLPLAEELNIVQRCVEIASAKACVEANFPSRSPPNWWTEELTILDIAFFERIIISMKTRGAKALTAASAIITYTERSLRDLVRDHSGNGTRLVEPEDSDIRMHQRQLLESIVKLLPADKAAFPINFLCCLLRTAIFLRAANSCKNELEKRISTILEHVTVDDLLVLSFTYDGERLFDLESVRRIISGFMEKEKTVAVFNGGDLGQQVCSTAMQRVAKTVDAYLGEIATFGDLTIAKFNGIAILVPKGARKVDDDLYRAVDIYLKAHPNLDEIEREKVCSVMDTLKLSYEARVHASQNKRLPVQIVLHALYFDQLKIRSGGDDTSNLPDAMATRNQLQADVSLVKENEALRTELLKMKMYISDIQKTSQGTTSAKPSLSRKPTFFSSVSKKLGKLNPFKHGSKDTSMIDDATVDITKPRRRRFSIS